Proteins encoded by one window of Thalassoroseus pseudoceratinae:
- a CDS encoding GumC family protein, translated as MTDQERSTNLRDAGRILFRHKKKVLAFFVTVVTLVTLVTLLTPKVYRSQGKLLVKLGRENVGIDPTVTLGQSNTVSPPLSREDEINSLVEILRSRAVIEGVVKTLTPEKILKHETSTSSRSPHERAVLLLQDDLGIGSARNSNVLDVTFDHEDREFSRLVVDTVMDVFIREHVRLNRTPKSQTFLDEQMKATRDKLLQAEDKLRQFENNAGLISPEIRERLLVEQIATLKADLQRVKTQQVAVQAEIEQLQSLFERGPDQSLAAASQGIANDALDDSRKQLYKLQAREKQLLTVYDADYVLVRQVRDQIRQTTELLENETKKQRTNLWPQRTYEEAQIALTTKRPLLASLQVQSTEMTKQLAQLQAEQKTIHDRSADIKQQRRQVALLEQSYRKYTEGLEQARVDQALQDEQISNLSIVQPALTQIKHVKPRTLINLVLGLLFGFVGGIALAVAAEYLDHSLKTNDDVEKHLGLPVLTSVPELKHPERDSRRIAW; from the coding sequence ATGACAGATCAAGAACGATCGACAAACTTGCGTGATGCCGGGCGAATTCTCTTCCGGCACAAGAAGAAGGTGCTGGCATTCTTCGTGACCGTCGTCACGCTTGTGACGCTCGTAACCCTGCTGACACCGAAGGTGTACCGCTCGCAAGGCAAACTCCTTGTCAAATTGGGACGGGAAAACGTCGGCATCGATCCCACGGTCACGCTCGGTCAGTCAAACACCGTCTCCCCGCCACTCAGCCGTGAAGACGAGATCAACTCACTTGTCGAGATCCTTCGAAGCCGCGCCGTCATTGAAGGTGTGGTCAAGACTCTCACCCCCGAGAAAATTCTCAAGCATGAGACGTCCACAAGTTCACGAAGCCCGCACGAACGCGCAGTGCTCTTACTTCAGGATGATCTCGGAATCGGTTCCGCCAGAAATTCCAATGTGCTTGACGTGACATTCGACCATGAGGATCGGGAATTTTCCCGACTCGTCGTCGACACGGTCATGGATGTTTTCATCCGCGAGCATGTTCGCCTCAACCGAACTCCCAAATCGCAGACGTTTCTCGATGAACAGATGAAGGCCACGCGAGACAAACTTCTTCAAGCCGAGGACAAGCTCCGCCAGTTTGAAAACAACGCCGGCCTCATTTCGCCAGAGATCCGGGAACGGCTTTTGGTCGAGCAAATCGCGACCCTCAAGGCTGACCTGCAACGTGTCAAAACTCAACAGGTGGCTGTCCAAGCAGAAATCGAACAACTCCAAAGTTTGTTTGAACGTGGACCAGACCAGTCGCTGGCCGCAGCATCACAAGGCATCGCAAACGATGCACTCGATGATAGCCGCAAGCAACTCTACAAACTGCAAGCCCGTGAGAAACAACTGCTGACGGTGTACGACGCGGACTATGTTCTCGTTCGGCAAGTTCGAGATCAAATCCGCCAGACGACCGAACTCTTAGAGAACGAGACAAAAAAACAACGCACGAATTTGTGGCCACAACGAACCTATGAAGAAGCTCAAATTGCCTTGACAACCAAACGGCCTCTGTTGGCATCGCTACAGGTTCAGTCAACGGAAATGACTAAACAATTGGCCCAGCTTCAAGCAGAGCAAAAGACGATTCATGATCGCTCAGCCGACATCAAACAACAACGCCGGCAAGTTGCATTACTCGAACAATCCTACCGGAAGTACACGGAAGGGCTCGAACAAGCTCGCGTGGACCAGGCACTTCAAGATGAGCAAATTTCGAATCTCAGTATTGTCCAACCAGCACTCACGCAGATCAAGCATGTGAAGCCGCGAACGTTGATCAACCTCGTTCTTGGTCTGCTGTTCGGGTTTGTTGGAGGAATTGCACTCGCGGTTGCTGCGGAGTATCTCGACCACTCACTCAAAACTAATGATGACGTCGAGAAACATCTTGGGCTTCCCGTACTCACGTCGGTTCCGGAACTCAAGCATCCCGAACGCGACTCGCGACGCATCGCTTGGTAA
- a CDS encoding polysaccharide biosynthesis/export family protein, with protein MNNNTAIKPSRLTKPLVPTIGLMMMVCVGCASNFSPSYRSDRNHDNGRIALAAAGQTSYRYDSAYAVSPTPVQTPIAAPAPVQSYPTRQDVSGGQLHNAPYHNPPTNFVGNVTPQTSSSQFAPSAAACEPTQFRCGVQCENGCCQMDWSRAHLIPWETYGPGEYVGPARTAHVPEYRLRVDDTLEFVYRLTGETMSQPYRFNRGDLLRIESLTASEFDRELIVQPDGTITVPQFGQISAAGRTVEELRNDLNTRFRLGGVLNPGITVTPTKVNTTLEELRNTVDSRSGSGGQSRQVTVTPEGTIQLPAIGSVFVQGLNLTEVKQEIEQRYAALVQGIELTPILVQRAPRYVYVVGEVRTPGRYELVGPTTAMQGITLAGGWNPGAKLEEVVILRRDENWKILATRLNLHDAFFGRQPCPPGEVWLRDGDVVILPKTHIQWTGDLIQQYFTRGFYGLLPVSGSVGIGSFTAF; from the coding sequence ATGAATAACAACACAGCGATCAAGCCATCTCGACTGACGAAGCCACTAGTGCCGACCATCGGTTTAATGATGATGGTTTGCGTGGGGTGTGCGTCGAATTTTTCACCGAGCTACCGTTCCGATCGAAACCATGATAATGGTCGGATTGCCTTGGCTGCGGCGGGCCAAACTTCGTATCGGTACGATTCGGCGTACGCGGTTTCGCCCACTCCCGTCCAGACCCCAATTGCAGCACCTGCACCCGTGCAATCGTACCCAACCAGGCAAGATGTTTCCGGGGGGCAACTACACAACGCGCCGTATCATAACCCACCGACGAATTTTGTCGGCAATGTCACGCCACAGACATCGTCTTCGCAGTTTGCTCCAAGTGCTGCCGCTTGCGAACCCACACAATTTCGCTGCGGCGTGCAATGTGAGAATGGTTGCTGCCAAATGGATTGGAGTCGCGCTCATCTCATCCCGTGGGAGACTTATGGGCCAGGCGAATACGTCGGACCAGCGAGAACGGCGCACGTCCCAGAGTATCGGCTTCGGGTCGATGACACCCTGGAATTCGTTTATCGTTTGACCGGCGAGACGATGTCACAGCCATACCGTTTCAACCGAGGCGACTTATTGCGGATTGAATCGTTGACGGCGTCGGAGTTTGATCGAGAGTTAATCGTCCAACCCGATGGAACCATCACTGTTCCACAATTCGGTCAGATTAGTGCCGCTGGTCGTACGGTTGAAGAACTCCGCAACGATCTGAATACACGGTTTCGACTCGGTGGTGTGCTCAATCCTGGTATCACCGTCACGCCGACCAAAGTGAATACCACTCTGGAAGAACTTCGCAATACCGTTGACAGTCGTTCTGGTAGCGGCGGCCAAAGTCGCCAAGTCACCGTCACTCCCGAAGGCACGATCCAACTGCCGGCGATTGGTTCCGTTTTTGTGCAAGGCTTGAATCTCACAGAAGTGAAACAGGAAATCGAGCAGCGGTATGCAGCATTGGTCCAGGGAATCGAACTCACGCCGATTTTGGTTCAACGGGCTCCGCGTTATGTGTATGTGGTCGGGGAAGTTCGCACGCCTGGTCGCTATGAGTTGGTCGGCCCAACCACAGCCATGCAGGGAATTACGCTTGCTGGCGGTTGGAATCCGGGGGCGAAACTTGAAGAAGTCGTCATTCTCCGTCGAGATGAAAATTGGAAGATTCTCGCGACCCGACTCAATCTTCATGATGCATTCTTCGGTCGGCAACCGTGCCCACCGGGCGAAGTCTGGTTGCGTGATGGGGACGTTGTGATTCTTCCCAAGACGCACATCCAATGGACAGGCGACCTGATTCAACAGTACTTCACCCGTGGTTTCTATGGCTTGTTGCCGGTGTCCGGTTCAGTGGGAATTGGGAGCTTCACGGCCTTCTAA
- a CDS encoding tetratricopeptide repeat protein → MKSTILQSCIIMVSCLPSVTLAEHGFDRLGATARVPLRQAEQHLNRGMDLADRGAVHSAASEFRQALHLVASAADVRTRSQRHITALTEGLEALSEADEFLMLSGGANVAQTMRRIVAGHQTPVFTSASDLSTINPLTAMQEYYFYARDRLSVAGANEPVASYAIYGLGRLQPFLGAEDRAANPILDAKMLAYYRAAIRVWQQNNRAANEIGVLLARLGDLNAAEQAFRQSYAITPQPEVLRNLQKTQQLRLQPHNRRDMTMSSSPVPTEMAVQSAIRWVEPSAFRQRNQPLTVQNATRLQTAPRQTE, encoded by the coding sequence ATGAAGAGTACGATTTTGCAATCATGCATCATAATGGTCAGTTGTCTGCCTTCAGTCACTTTGGCTGAACATGGCTTTGATCGGTTGGGAGCGACGGCGCGTGTCCCATTGCGGCAGGCCGAGCAGCATCTCAATCGCGGTATGGATTTGGCAGACCGCGGTGCGGTTCATTCAGCTGCGTCGGAGTTTCGTCAAGCACTTCACCTTGTTGCATCGGCCGCTGATGTTCGGACTCGCAGTCAGCGACATATCACGGCCTTGACCGAAGGATTGGAAGCACTGAGCGAGGCCGATGAGTTTCTCATGCTGAGTGGCGGTGCAAATGTCGCTCAAACGATGAGACGGATTGTCGCCGGGCATCAGACTCCCGTGTTCACTTCAGCAAGTGATTTGAGCACAATCAATCCATTGACGGCGATGCAGGAATACTATTTCTATGCACGTGACCGTCTCTCGGTTGCTGGGGCGAATGAGCCTGTGGCCTCCTATGCCATTTACGGTCTAGGTCGTTTGCAACCATTCTTAGGAGCCGAGGATCGCGCGGCGAATCCGATTCTCGATGCAAAAATGTTGGCCTACTATCGGGCTGCAATCCGTGTTTGGCAGCAAAACAATCGGGCGGCGAATGAAATCGGGGTCTTGCTGGCCCGTCTTGGCGACTTGAATGCCGCGGAGCAAGCTTTCCGTCAAAGCTATGCGATCACGCCTCAGCCAGAGGTTTTGCGAAACCTTCAGAAGACTCAACAGCTTCGACTGCAACCACACAATCGACGCGATATGACAATGTCTTCCTCGCCGGTTCCCACAGAGATGGCCGTTCAATCGGCGATTCGGTGGGTCGAACCATCGGCATTCCGCCAACGGAATCAACCGCTCACAGTGCAGAATGCGACTCGTCTGCAGACGGCACCGAGACAGACGGAATGA
- a CDS encoding phosphoadenylyl-sulfate reductase, with the protein MARLTQADLNDLNTTFEERTPQELIRWAADIFGDRLAALSSMQRNGSVVCHMIKELQLPIPVLFVDTGVLFQETLQTRDRFIKEYGLDVVTLEPDRTMEEQTDQLGVLYLTPEGQAQCCHMRKTEPLLKAKGRYDALVGSLRRSDGGQRERTPILAIDTEMNCLRVNVLVNFSNHQVEKYIAEHAVIINPLHFQGYSTIGCNRCTTPVLDNEPKRAGRWRHLGPWAVYCGINPTDRAGGPNAPAIDLPQDTIDRVLGRETDYMI; encoded by the coding sequence ATGGCCCGCCTGACGCAAGCTGATTTGAACGACCTGAACACCACCTTCGAGGAACGAACGCCTCAGGAGTTGATCCGCTGGGCTGCGGATATCTTTGGTGATCGGCTTGCGGCCCTATCTTCGATGCAACGCAACGGTAGTGTTGTCTGTCATATGATTAAGGAGTTGCAACTGCCAATTCCGGTTCTGTTCGTCGATACAGGTGTGCTATTCCAAGAAACACTGCAAACCCGTGATCGGTTCATCAAGGAATATGGCTTGGATGTCGTGACGCTCGAGCCAGATCGGACAATGGAAGAACAGACGGATCAATTGGGGGTGCTGTACCTCACTCCCGAAGGGCAAGCTCAGTGCTGCCATATGCGGAAGACCGAACCGCTTTTGAAAGCCAAGGGACGATACGACGCCCTAGTCGGCAGTTTGCGGCGGAGTGACGGCGGTCAGCGGGAACGCACACCGATCTTGGCGATTGATACAGAGATGAACTGTCTCCGGGTCAATGTCCTCGTGAATTTCAGCAATCATCAAGTCGAAAAGTATATCGCAGAGCACGCGGTGATCATCAACCCGCTCCACTTCCAAGGGTATTCGACCATCGGTTGCAATCGCTGCACAACACCTGTCTTAGACAACGAACCCAAACGTGCTGGACGTTGGCGGCATCTCGGGCCATGGGCTGTCTATTGTGGAATTAATCCCACCGATCGCGCCGGCGGACCCAATGCACCAGCAATTGATCTCCCCCAAGACACGATTGATCGAGTTCTCGGGCGAGAAACCGACTACATGATTTGA
- a CDS encoding CpsD/CapB family tyrosine-protein kinase translates to MIAPVRQASKQRQVDLPREPGRIVKADPLAESCRTLLRRLPWKGNDSQNPVTTIGLTSCHLGEGVTTIANELALNAAASGERKILQVDFNIENSGSPAQGEPASALGVADVLVDETPWHDAVTETNVQGLSFMPPGSTHNQSNDAIDTRYLPQFIGELKSNYDLVIADLPPAGEVSSVLRIGRYLDGLLIVVESERTRREVVGRLKSQLECTGSRLLGVVLNRRHQHLPNWLYELF, encoded by the coding sequence ATGATCGCCCCAGTGCGGCAAGCATCCAAGCAACGGCAAGTTGATCTTCCACGAGAACCCGGTCGCATCGTTAAAGCCGACCCCCTCGCGGAATCCTGCCGGACACTCCTTCGACGACTGCCTTGGAAAGGGAACGACTCGCAAAACCCAGTGACGACCATTGGGCTAACAAGTTGTCATTTGGGCGAGGGTGTGACCACAATTGCCAACGAACTTGCGTTAAATGCGGCCGCTTCGGGCGAACGCAAAATCCTGCAAGTCGATTTCAATATTGAGAATTCTGGTTCACCTGCCCAAGGAGAACCGGCTTCCGCACTCGGTGTTGCGGATGTGTTAGTCGACGAGACACCGTGGCATGACGCTGTGACCGAAACCAATGTCCAAGGTCTCTCATTCATGCCACCAGGCAGTACACATAACCAATCTAACGATGCAATTGATACACGATATCTCCCCCAATTCATCGGGGAATTGAAATCAAATTATGATCTCGTCATTGCAGATCTGCCACCCGCAGGCGAAGTAAGTTCGGTCTTGCGAATCGGACGTTATCTCGACGGTTTACTTATTGTCGTCGAGTCCGAGCGAACTAGGAGAGAAGTCGTCGGCCGCCTAAAATCGCAGCTCGAATGCACTGGATCGCGTCTTCTTGGAGTGGTCCTCAATCGGCGACATCAACATCTCCCAAATTGGCTCTACGAACTCTTTTAA